Below is a genomic region from Actinomadura sp. NAK00032.
GGGCCTCCTCGAACCCGGGGAAGATCTCGCCGATCGCGCGGCGGCCGGAGTTGAGCAGGAAGTGCGGGTGCTTGCTCTGCGGGACGCCCCGGCGGTGCTCGGCGTCCGGCGGGATCCGGTCCCGCTCCAGGACGACCACCTCGTCGAAGTGCCGCGCGAGCACCCCCGCGGCGCACAGCCCCGCCACGCTGCCGCCGAGCACCACGGCCGTCCGTCCGCGCATCCGAGCCTCCATTCATACAGATGATGGATGAATGTATGATTGGCGACGGACGCGCGTCAATGCCCCGGCCCGCGGCAAGGCCCCCGCACACCCCGTTCACGGTCCGTGTTCTAATGATCACAAGACTGACGGTTCCGGCGGGAGCGAAGGGTGCGCGTCTCGAACGATCCGGGCGGCCCGGCCGCCGCCCCGAGGCGGAGCGGGCGCACCGCTCCGCTCAGCTGGCCGGCCGTGGTGCTCTGGCTCGTCGGGATCACGGCGGTCCTCGCGGTCACCGGCGTCGTCCTCAGCCGGGAGACCGGCCTGGCCCCCTTCCTGGTCTTCCTGCCGACCCTCATCTCCGGGCGGGGGACGGTCCGGCAGACCGCGGTCGCGTCCGGGTGGGCGACCCTGGTCATCGCCGGCTCCCTCATCCGCAGCCCGCTGGACGGCGCGGCGGCCAACGCGAGCGTCCTCGTCTTCGCCATCGCGCTGAACGGGCTGAGCGTGGCCCAGGCGGAGCGGCGCGTCCACCGGGAAGGGGAGATCACCCGGCTGCGCTCCGCCGCGGCCGCCCTGCAGCGCCAGATCCTGCGCCCGTTCCCCCTGGCCACCGATGAGCTCACCGCCCACGGCCTGTACGAACCGGTCGAGGAGGACAGCCTGGTCGGCGGCGACGTCTACGAGGTCATGGCCACGCCGTACGGCAGCCGCGCGTTCATCGCCGACGTCCAGGGCAAGGGGCTGCCCGCGATCAGCACGGCGTTCTCGGTGCTCAGCTCCTTCCGCGAGGCGGCACTGGCGGAGCCCACCCTCAGCGGCGTCGTGGAGACGCTCGAGAAGTCGGTGCTGCGGCACAACTCCTTCGCCGTCCAGACCGGCGAGGAAGAGCGCTTCGTCACCGCGTTCGTGCTGGGCGTCGGCTCGGAGACCAAGGTCCAGGCCATCAACTGCGGCCACATCCCGCCCTACCTCATCGACGAGGAGCGCACCGGCCGGGTGCCGCTCGGCGAGGCGTCCGTCCCGCTCGGGCTGGCCTCCCTCAGTTCCGAGCCGCGCCCCGTGAAATGGTTCGACTTTCCGTACGGCTCCACACTGCTGCTGTGCACCGACGGCGTCACCGAGGCCCGGAACCCGGCCGGCGAGTTCTACCCGCTGGAAGAGCGCGTGGTCTCCTGGAAGGACGTCCCCGCGGCGGACATCGCCCCGACCGTCCGCCACGAGTTGCAGGAGTACACGCGGGGCGGACTGGCGGACGACACCGCGCTCCTGATCCTCCACAGAGAACCGGCGACCGCGCCGGGCCGCCCCCCGACCCGGCGGCCGGAGGTCCCCCCCTGATCCCCGGCCGCCGGGCATGCGCACCCCAGCGGGGGCGCCGGGAGCGCCTTGGCGGGGCGCCGGCCCCGCCAAGGCCGAGACACAGCCTGGCCGGAGCGGCGGTGGGAGCACATCGGTAGAAGAACCGATCCTACGTACCGATTCATGAGCCGTTCGCGAATACGGTAGCCGTCCGTGTCATGTTGACTACACTTCAAGGGTCCCCCTGGTAGCCGGACTTACGGCGTAGCTGACTGGAGGCGGCCTTGTCGCTGACCGCGGCACTGGAACGGCAGACGGGAAGACTGCCCGCGGAACTCACCAGCTTCATCGGCCGCAAGGCGGAACTGGAGCAGGTACGGCGGCTCATCGAGACCCACCGGCTCATCACGCTGACCGGGCCGGGCGGAGTCGGCAAGTCCAGGCTCGCGGTGCGCACCGCCGGCCTCGCGCAGGGCGCCTTCGACGACGGGGTGGCCTTCGTCGGGCTCTCGGGGCTGACGGAGCCGACCCTGCTGGCGCAGACGATCTGCGACGCGCTCGGGGTGGCCGAGCGGGGCGACTCCGCCATCGCGCGGCTCGCCGACCACCTCGCCGACCTGCGGCTGCTGCTCGTCCTGGACACCTGCGAGCACCTGGTCGACGACTGCGCGATGCTGGCCGAGCTGCTGCTGCGCGCCGCCCCCGGGCTGCGCGTCCTGGCGACCAGCCGCCAGCCCCTCGACGTGATGGGCGAGTACACCTTCCGCGTCGCGCCGCTCGGCCGGCCGCGGCCGGGTCCGGGCGCCGCCGACGGCGAGGAGTGCGACTCGGTGAAGCTGTTCGCCGAGCGCGCCGCCGCGACCGTCCAGGGGTGGACGCTCACCGGCGACGACCGCGACGTCGTCGTCCGGCTGTGCGACCGCCTCGACGGCATCCCGCTGGCGATCGAGCTCGCCGCCGTCCAGCTGCGGACGTTCTCGCTGGACCAGATGCTCGGCCGGCTCGGCACGCACCTGTTCCAGGTCCGCGGCCGGCGCACCGGCCTGCAGCGCCACCAGACGCTGCGCGCGGCGGTCGACTGGAGCCACGAGCTGTGCTCGGCCGAGGAGCGGCTGCTGTGGGCCCGGCTGTCGGTGTTCGCCACCGACTTCGACCTGGACGCGGTCGAGCAGGTCTGCGCCGGCGGCGGGCTGCCCGCCGCGCAGATCGTCGAGGTGCTCACGGGCCTGCTGGAGAAGTCGGTCGTGCAGCGCGCCGACCGCGGCGGCCGCGTCCGCTACCGGATGCTCGACACCCTGCGCGAGTACGGCGCCGAGCGCCTCGCCGCGCAGGGACCGGGCGAGGAGGTCCGGCTCCGGGACCGCTGCTTCGGCTGGTACGCCGGGCTGCTGCGCCGCGCCCGCCTGGACCTGTCCAGCGCGGCGCAGGTCCGCTGGCTCGACTGGTTCGGCTGCGAGCGCGCCAACATCCGGGCGCTGCTCGGGCAGGTGCTGCCGGCGGCGGACGAGGAGATCCTCCGGGAGTCCATGGGCGCCCTCGGCCGCTTCTGGGCGCTGAACGGCATCCTCGGCGAGAGCCGCCACTGGATGGACCGGCTGCTGGAGACGCGCGACACCACCGGGCCCGGCTGGTCGGACTTCCTCACGGTCGCCGCGCTGACGATGACGCTCCAGAACGACCTCGCCGTCTCGGGCGAACTGCTGGAGCGGGCGCTGGCGCAGGCGCGGGCGGAGGACGACCGGGACGGCTGCGCCGCCGCCCTGGCCGGCCAGGGCGTCGCGGCGCTGTTCGCCGGCGACTTCGACCTGTCGCTGCGGCTGCTCGGCACCGCCGGCGACCTGTACGGCGAGACCGGCTACGACGACCTGTTCGTCCTGCTCACCGAGGTGTTCCGGGCGCTGGCGCACCTGTTCGGCAACGACCTGCCCGCGGCCGTCGCGCACGGCGACCGGGCCGTCCGGCTCGGCGAGGAGCGCGGCGAGCTGTGGGCCCGCTCCTACGGCATGCTCGTCGGCGGGCTGGCGCTGTGGCTCTCCGGCGACCTCGACGCGTCGCTGCGGCGGCTCCGCCGGTCGCTCCGCATCAAGCGCGACCTCAACGACGGGCTGGGCGTGACCCTCGGGCTGGAGGGCATCGCCGGATGCCTGTGCAGCGGCGGCGAGTTCGTCCGCGCCGCACGGCTCCTCGGGGCGTCCGACCGGATGCGCGAGACCACCCAGACCGCCTGGTTCGGCCCCCACCACGCCGTGCTCCGGGACGTCCACATCGACCAGGCGGTCAAGGCCCTCGGCGAGGAGCGCTACCGCGCGGCCTTCGAGGAGGGCCAGCGGATGCCGCTCGCCCAGGCCGTCGACGACGCGCTCGGCGAGCCGGCGGCCGCCCCCGGCGGACCCGCCGCCCGGCCGGCGGGCGGCGCGCACCCGCTGACCGAACGCGAACTGCAGGTCGCGGTGCTGGTGGCCGAGGGGCTGTCCAACCGCGACATCGCCGAACGGCTCACGATCGCCAAGCGCACCGCCGACTCCCACCTCGAGCACATCCTCGCCAAGCTCGGCTACTCCTCCCGCGCCCAGATCGCCGCCTGGATCACCGCGCAGGACGCCTCGTCCAGCTGAGCGGATCAGCGCGTCCGGCTCCTTCTGGACCGCAGGGCGAGGACGAGGCGCAGGACGGCGGTGGCGGCGCCGGCGGTGGCGGCGGCGCCGAGCGCGGCCGTCGCGTCCGGAACCCATGTCCAGACCTGGCGCAGGCCCATCCGCATGAGCGGTACCGCGGCGATCCACGGCAGCGCGCCCGCCAGGATCCAGGCGCCCGTCGCGGCGGTGCCGCGCAGGCCGGTGGCGGTGGACGCGGGGCGGCGCAGGAGCCATGCGGAGCGTCCGGCCGCGAGGATGAGCGCGGCGGCCAGCGCCGTGGCCGTGCCGACGGCCAGGTAGTACGGCGCGGCGGACGGGGCGGGGCCCGGCCGCCCGCCCGCGAGCATCCGGGCGGCGCCGAAGCCGATGTGCATGACCGCCCCGTCCTGGAGGAGCCCGTACAGGTTCTGCTGGAGGACCAGGGCGAGGTTCCGCTCCGGTAGCAGGAACACCATCGCCGAGTAGCCGGGAGTGCCGCCGGTGTGCCAGACGGCGCGGTCCAGCGGTGCGTCCAGGCCGCCGACCCGCCAGCCCAGGCCGTAGCCCGTCCCGGCCCCGGTCGGCTGGAGCGTGCCCTCCCGGCGCATGAGGCGCACCGATCCGGGCGACAGGACGCCCGGTGCGCCGCGGAGCTGGAAGGCGGCGAAGGCGGCCAGGTCCCCGAGGTCGCCGCCCAGGTAGCCGTAGCCGGCGCCGGAGTCGTCGAACCCGCCCGCGGTCGCGGCGGGCAGCCCCCACAGCAGCCGGTGGCCGGGGGCGAGGCGGCGCTCGCGCGCCGAGGCCGCGTCGGCGATGGCGCCGTCCATGCCCGCCGGGGCGAGCACGGCCTCCCGCAGGTGGTCGGCGTAGCGGCGGCCGGTTACTGCCTCGACCACGGCGGTCAGGACCAGGTAGTTGGCGCTGGTGTAGGCGTAGGCGGTGCCGGGCGGGCCGAGGGGCTCCACCCCGTCCAGGGCGCGCAGGCGTCCGGCCGGACGCGGGCAGTCGGCGTCCAGGCAGTCGGCGACCTCGAAGGTGGCGGAGGCGGGCAGGCCGGAGGTCTGGTTCAGCAGGTGGCGGACCGTGACCTTGGAGGCGTGCGCCGCGCCGCCGAAGCGGAAGCCGGGCAGGTGCTCGGTGACCCGGTCGTCCAGGCCGAGCCGGCCCGCTTCGACCAGGGCCATCACGGCGGTGCCGGTGACCGGCTTGGCGACCGAGCCCCACAGGAACGGGGTCCGGGCGGTGACGCGGTCGCCGCGGCCGTCGGTCCCCCACCAGCGCTGGTGGAGCGGACCGCCGGGCCCGACGACGGCGTAGGAGAGCCCGGGGACGCCGGCGTCCTCCATCCGGTCCCGGACGAAGGCGTCGATGTCCCCGTACCGATCGGTCCGGGCCTGGGCGGGCGCGATCGGGGTGCAGACGAGCACGAGCAGCAGGGCCGCCAGGCCCGCGGCGGCACGCCGCAGACGGCTGCGCATGGGGTCCTCGCAAGTTGTGAGGGGATAACAATATGGACATACGGTTTTTATCGTACGGTGGTATGGTTATCAAGTGCCGAGGACAGCCGACCATGAGCAGCGCCGCCGGCAGATCGCGGTCGCCGTCTGCGGCCTGATAGCCGAGCACGGCCTGGACGCCGTCACCGTGGCCCGCACGGCCGCCGCCGCCGGGATCTCGGTCGGCCTGGTGCAGCACTACTTCCGCACCAAGGACGACATGCTCCTGCACGCCTTCGGCCACGTCAGCGAGCGGATCCGGAGCAGGATCGACGAGCGGGTCCGGGCCGGGACGCGGCACCGGCGGCCCATCTCGCACGTGCTGGCCGAGGCGATGGCGGAACTGCTGCCGCTGAACGAGGAGCGCCGCACCGAGTTCCGCGTCGCCAGGGCCTTCGCCGGCCGCGCCCTGGACGCCCCCGCGCTCGCCGAGGTCGACATCCGGACGGCCCGCGCGCTGCGCGCCGACATCGCGCGGGCCGTCCGCAACGGCAAGGAGTGCGGAGAGGTCGAGCCCGGCCTGGACCCGTGGCCCGCGGCCGTCCGCCTCGCCGCCGTGACCGACGGCCTCGCGGCGCAGGTCTACCGCGATCCCGGCGGCGTGGACGGCACGCCCGCCGAGCGGCTGGCGGGCACGATCATCGAGGCCGAGCTCGCCGCCGTCTTCACCGGCGAGTGCCGCCAGTACCAGGGGCGGTGACCGGGCCCGGTTCCGGCTAGCGGACGGTCATGGGCGCGAGGCCGAGGGCCGTGAGCGCCTCCGCCCCGCGTGCGGCGTGCTCGCCGCCCGCGAGCACGGCGGTCCGCGCCGACTGGTAGCGGCAGCCCGCGGCGTCGAACGCGTCCGCCGTGGCGAGCAGCCGCTTCGTGTCGCCGTCCAGTAGCGCCTCCGCGCGCTCCACGATGGCTCCGGCCACCGGATTGCCCTCGGTGAGCTCGCGGGCGCCGGCCAGGCGGTCGCGGGCGCCGGGGCCGCCGGCGAGCACGGTGGCCTCCGCGCGCAGCGCGACGTACCAGTGGAGCCAGGTCCAGGTGACCCACCTCCAGACCTCGCCGGGCTCGGGGGCCGTCCGCTCCAGCGCGTCCGCCGCCCGTCCGTCGTGGAGGAGCAGCAGGGCGTCGAAGACCGCGCCGTAGCCGTGGAGCCGGCCCGGTGACGTGCCGAATTCCGCCATGACCGCGTCCCACTCCCGCCGGGCCGCCTGGTCGCCGCGCAGGCCGTGGACCGCGGCGACGGCCGTCACCGCCGGTTCGAGGTCCGGCCGCACGGGGCCGCCGCTCCGCCAGGCGTCCAGGAACCGGACGGCGCCGGTGAGCACGCCGCCGGCCTCGCCCGCGAGCGCGTCCGCGACGAGCTGCCAACTCGTCGCGCGGTGCCCCACCTCGGCCAGCGACGGATGGTCGGCGAGCATCCGCGCCCAGCGCCGCGCGCCGGGCAGGTCGCCCGCGCCGATCGCGGTCTGGGCCGCCTCGCCGAGCGCCTGGACGAGCTCGTGGGTGACGGCGGGGCCGGCCGGCGCGGACGACAGCAGGGTCACCCGGCGGCGGGCCGTGGCCGCGGTGGCGAACGGGTCGCCGACCCAGCTCTGCACGGCGGCGAGCGCGTCGAGCGCGGCGGACTCGGCGGGCGCGGAGCCGGTGCGGTGGGCGAGGTCGGCCGCGCGCTCGGCGCGCGCGAGGGTCTGCGCCACGGCGTCGCCGCGCGGGTCCTGGTCGGCGCCGAACGCGTCGGCGGCCGAGGCCGCCTCGGCCAGCGCGACGGCGGCGCGCGCGGCGGGATCGCCGCCCGCGTGCTCCCGCGCCTCGGCGATCAGCGCGAGCGTCTCCGCCGGGGACGGCGGCCGGACGAACGTGCCCGCGAAGCGGTACACGGTGGTCGCGGCGGTGGCCAGGTCGGCGGCGGAGCGCGCGGCCTCCCCGGCGCGGCGGGCGGCGTCCGCGGCGGCGCGGTGCAGGCGGTACATGTCGTCGCCCTGCATGCGGCACCCGGCGACGGCGGCGGCGTCCCGGAGCATCGCCGCGGCGGCGCCCGGGCCGCCGGCGAGCGCGGCGGCCTGCTCGTACCGCTGCTGCGACTCGCCGACCAGGTTGCGGGTGAAGGCGAGCTCCGCCAGGTGCCGCGCGAGGTCGTGGGCGTCCGCGCGGTGCTCCGGCTCGCCGGCCGCCCAGGCGAGGGCGGCGCGGAGGTCGTCGGCGAGGGCGTCGAAGCGGGGCCGCCGGTCCGCTCCGGCGGCGGCGAGGCCGGCGGCCCCGGCCAGGCACCAGCGCAGGTGCCGGGCGCGGGTGCCGGCCAGCTCGCCGGCCTCGGCGAGCCGCTCGGTCCCGTACTGCCGGATCGTCTCCAGGGCCCGGTACTGGGTCGCTCCCCCGGACGCCCGCACGGCCAGCAGGCTCTGCTCGGCGAGGCGGGCCAGCCCGTCCACGGCGGCGCCCTCCCCCACCCCGGCCACCTCGGCCGCCGCGGCGGCGGTGAACGGCGCGACGAACACCGACACGCGCCGCAGCAGCTCCCGTTCGACCGGCTCCAGCAGGGCGTGGCTCCAGTCGACCGCCGCCCGCACCGAGCGGTGCCGGTCGTCGGCGCGGGAACCGCCGGTGAGCATCCGCAGCGGGTGCGACAGCGCGGCGGTGAGACCGTCCAGCCCGAGCGTGGGGTACCGGGCGGCGGCCAGCTCGATCGCCAGCGCCATGCCGTCCAGCCGCTCGCAGATGGAGCGGATGTGGTCGTGCAGGGGCGGGTCCAGCGGCCAGCCGATCGCCGTCGCGCGCTCCTTGAACAGCGCGACCGCGTCCGCCCCGCCGTCGTCGGACAGCGACAGCGGCGGGACGGGGTAGGCCCGCTCGAACGGCACCATCAGCCGGGCTCGGCTCGTCGCGAGCACCGTCACCCGGGGGCACGCGGCGAGCAGGTTCTCCAGGAACGGCGCCACGCCGTCCCGCACCTGCTCGCAGTTGTCCAGGACGAGCAGGACGTGCCGGTCGGCCAGCGCCGCCGCCACCGAGTCGGCCATGCCGCGGCCGGGTTGCTCGCCGAGGCCGAGCGCGGCGGCGACCGCGTCCGCGACCATGCCCGGGCCGGTGACCGGCACCAGGTCGACGAACCACACCCCGTCGGCGAACGCGCCGGCCGCGTCCGCCGCCACCGCCAGCGCGAGCCGCGTCTTGCCCACCCCGCCGGGGCCGACCGCGGTCACCTGCCGGTGCCGCCCGATCAGCGCGGCCAGTTCGGCGCGCTCGGCCGCCCGCCCGACGAACGTCGTCAACGGGGCCGGCAGGGCGGGCACCGTCTCCGCGGTGCCGGGAGCGCGGCGGCTCGCGGCGGCCTGCGCGGCGAGCGCCCGCCGGTCCGGGACGTCCAGCTTCCGCAGCAGCGAGGAGACGTGGCTCTCGGCGGTGCGGACCGAGATGAACAGCCGCGCCGCGATCTCGGCGTTGCTGAGATGGTCCCCGACCAGCTCCAGTACCTCGGCTTCTCGGGGCGAAATGTCCACTGTCACGGCCACGGCCCCATTGTGGCGCAGCCCCCTCCGTGCGTGATCCGTGCCGGCGGTCCGTAGGCGGCTCCGTAGTCGGCACGGATGTGGCCGGACCGGGCCTGGAGCCAGGCTATGAGCCATGAGCAACGCACCCAGTCAGGGAATCAAGACCGTCCTGCACCCCGTGAGCGACCTGGCCAAGGCCAAGGCCGTCTACGCCGCCCTGCTCGGCACGGCCCCGCAGACCGACTCGTCGTACTACGTCGGGTTCGAGGTCGGCGGCCAGCACATCGGGCTGGTCCCGGACGGCGGGCCGCAGGGCATGACCTCGCCGGTGGCCTACTGGCACGTGCCGGACATCGAGGCGAAGACCGCCGAGCTGACCGCCGCCGGCGCGGCCGTCAAGGAGGCCCCGCACGACGTCGGCGGCGGACGCCTGGTCGCCACCGTCACCGACCCGGACGGCAACGTCCTCGGGCTGATCCAGGACAGCTGACTCCACCTGCCCCAGAAGACGCCGGACCCCTCACCAGAAAGAAGCGTCATGAACTCCTTCGAATCCATCACCCTCGAAGTCGCCGACACCGCCGCCGCGGAGGCCTTCTACTCGGCCTTCGGCCTCTCCGACCACGTGGACGTCCGCGCCTCGGACGAGCCGACCACCGGCTTCCGCGGCTTCGCGCTGTCGCTCGTCGCGTCCCAGCCCGGCAACGTCGACGCGCTCATCGCCGCCGCCACCGGCGCCGGTGCCGCGGTGCTGCAGCCCACCGAGAAGTCCTTCTGGGGCTACGGCGGCTTCGTCCAGGCCCCGGACGGCGCGATCTGGAAGATCGCGTCCTCGAAGAAGAAGGACTCCGCGCCCGCCGCGCCGGAGTTCGAGCAGGTCGCGCTGCTGCTGGGCGTCGCGGACGTCAAGGCGAGCAAGCGGTACTACACCGGCCGCGGCCTGGCCGTCGCCAAGAGCTTCGGCGGCAAGTACGCCGAGTTCGACACCCCGGGGTCGGCCGTCACGCTGGCGCTCTACCCGCGCCGCGCCCTCGCCAAGGACGCCGGCGTGGACCCGGCGGGCACCGGCTCGCACCGGCTCGTCCTGGTCGGCGGCGGCGAGGCCGTCACCGACCCGGACGGGTTCGCGTGGGAGCCCGCGCCCGCCCGGAGCCGGGCCTGAACCGGCCCGGCCGGTCAGCGGCGGAGCGAGACGCGGACGTCGCCGCCGTCCGGCCGGACCGCGTCCAGCATCCCGCTGGGGATGCGGAACACCCGGCCGGGCGCGGTGGGCCACGGCAGCCGCCGCTCGGCGAGGGTGCGGCCGTCCTGGACGACCGCGACGCGCGGGAACGGCACGTACTCGTCCACCCAGGCCAGCAGCCGGCCGCGGGCGGGGCCGCGCCCGCCGGGCCGGTGCGTCGAGGGAGAGATCCAGCGCAGCGGCGCCGCCGCGACGATCCGGACGGCCTCGCCCGGACGGTCCCCTCCCGCCAGGTGGTCGAGGACGCCGCGCGCCGCGTGGGCGCCGTCGAGGGCCGCGATGTCGGCGGTGTCCACGGGGTGCAGCAGGTTGCCGGCGGCGAAGACCCCCGGGCGGCTGGTGCGCAGCGCGCCGTCGACGGCCGGGCCGAGCGTGCCGGGGTCGATGTCGAGGCCGGCGGAGCGGGCGAGTTCGTTGTCGGGGATCCAGTCCCCGGTGAACACGACCGTGTCGCAGGGCACGACGTGCCGCCGGCCGGTGTCGACGTCCTCGATCTGGACGGCCTTGACGCGGTGCTTGCCGATGATCCGGGTGACGCGGGTGCGGGTGCGCAGCGGCACCCGCAGGCCGAGCCGGCCGGCGACGGGAAGGGCCGCGTACGCCTCGCCGCGCGGCCGCTCCGAGGTCATGAGGACGGTGCGGCAGCCCGCCTCGCGCAGGGTCAGCACGGCCGACCAGCTGACCAGCTCGCTGCCGACGACGACCGCGCGCAGCCCCGGGCGGCGGTGCTGCAGATGCACCAGGTTCTGCAGATGGCCGGTGGTGAAGACGCCGTCCGGACGGTCCCCGGGCACGAGCCGCGCCGTCCGGGGCCGCTCCCGGGCGCCCGTCGCCAGCAGCACCGCTCCGGCGCTGACCTCGTACAGGCCGTCCGGCGCGGTGACCTCCAGGGCGCCGCCGGCGGACCAGCCGGTCACCATGGCGCCGGTGCGGATCTCCGCGCCCGCGCGCTCGGCGGCGGCCGCCATCCGGCGGGCGTAGTCGGGCCCGGTCAGGACCCGGTGGAGGTCGCGGACGCCGAACCCGGTGTGGGCGCAGTGCCGCGGGATGCCGCCGGCGTACTGCTCGCGTTCGAGGACGAGCGTCCGGCCGGGAACCGCCCCCGCGAGCTCCCGGGCGGCCCGCAGCCCCGCCGGGCCGCCGCCGACGATGGCCACCGCGGGCGTCAGCCGGGTGCGCGTCGTGCTCATCGTTCGCCTTTCTCGTCGGTGTCCCCGCCGGCCGCGCGCAGCGCCCGCTCCAGCATCCCGGTGACGTTCGCCCCGCAGTAGAAGCCCTGGCAGCGCCCGTTCATGGCGCGGGTGCGGCGGCGGAGCCCGTCCAGGTCGCGCGGCGGGATCGTGCTCGCGAACGCGTCGCGGATCTCGCCGCGGCTGACCCGCTCGCAGAAGCAGGTGATCGTGCCGTACTCCGGATCGTCCGCGATGCGGTCCGCGTCGGCGTACGGGCGCGGGAACGCCTCCCCGATGTTGGGCATGCGCGGCGGGTCCGGCAGGTCGGTGCGCTCCCGCAGCTCCAGGCCCGCCTCGCCGAGGAGTCCCAGCAGGTGCTCGGCGACGGCCATGCTGGAGGTGAGCCCGGTGGAGCGGATGCCGCCCGCGACCGCGTAGCGCCGCCCGGCGTCCACCTCGACCGTGTAGTCGGAGACGTCGCTGGCCGCGCGGAGCCCCGCGTAGGACGCGGTGACCTCCTCCCGCAGCAGCCTCGGCATGATCCGCTCCCCGCGCTCCAGCAGGAACGCGTAACCGTCCTCGGTGGTCGAGGTGTCGGCGCGGTCGGTCATGTCCTCGGCGGTCGGGCCGAGCATCACGTTGCCGTAGATCGTCGGGCTGATCAGCACGCCCTTGCCGAGCTTGGACGGCACCGGCAGCACGATGCGGTCCACCAGCGGCCGGGCCTGCTTGTCGTAGACGAGCAGCTGGCCGCGGCGCGGGTGCAGGTGGAACCGGTCGTGGCCGAACCGGGCGTCCAGCACGTCGCCGCCGAGCCCGGCGGCGTTGACGACCCACCGGGCCCGGACGTCGCCGCCGCCGGTGTGCAGCACGGTCTCGTCCGGCCCCGGGGTGACGGACTCGACGCGGTGCGACCGCAGCAGCCGCGCGCCGCGCCGGACCGCGTCGGTGGCCAGCGCGAGCGTGGTCGTCCAGGTGCAGATGATGGACTCGCCGGGGACGGTCAGCCCGCCGAGGGCGCCGGGGCCGAGCGCCGGGACCTGCCGGTACACCTCGTCCGGGCCGACGATCCCGCTGTCGGCGTAGCCGTTGCGCTCCGCCTTCTCCTTCAGGCCCGGCAGCGCGGCGAGCTGCTCGTCGTCCCAGGCGACGAGCAGCGCCCCGGTCGGCTCGTAGGGGATGCCGGTGCGCTCGGCGTAGTCCTTGAGCAGCCGGTAGCCCCGGGCAACGAGGCGCGCCTCCAGGGTGCCGGGCGAGGCGTCGAAGCCGGTGTGCAGGATCGCCGTGTTCGCCTTGCTGGTGCCGTCGCCGACGTCGTCGCGCGCCTCCAGCAGGACGACGTCCAGCCGGTGCCCGGCCAGGGCTCGGGCGATGGCCGAGCCGACGACGCCCGCCCCGATCACCGCGACGTCGGCGACGCGCCCGGATTCCGGCGCGGTCTGCGGTGTGCTCACTCCTTCTCCTTCTCCTTCTTCGCGATCGCGGAGCTCTCGACGGCCGCCCGCCACCGGGCCCGGAAGGCGGCGGCCTCGGCGGCCCCGATCCGGGGGGTGTAGGCGGTGTCCGGCGACCAGTCGACGACGGCGTCCGCGAGGGGCAGCGCCGGGTCGAGGGCGCTGCGCGCGAACGCGACGGCTCCGAGCGCCGTGGCGTGCTCGGACGG
It encodes:
- a CDS encoding PP2C family protein-serine/threonine phosphatase, encoding MRVSNDPGGPAAAPRRSGRTAPLSWPAVVLWLVGITAVLAVTGVVLSRETGLAPFLVFLPTLISGRGTVRQTAVASGWATLVIAGSLIRSPLDGAAANASVLVFAIALNGLSVAQAERRVHREGEITRLRSAAAALQRQILRPFPLATDELTAHGLYEPVEEDSLVGGDVYEVMATPYGSRAFIADVQGKGLPAISTAFSVLSSFREAALAEPTLSGVVETLEKSVLRHNSFAVQTGEEERFVTAFVLGVGSETKVQAINCGHIPPYLIDEERTGRVPLGEASVPLGLASLSSEPRPVKWFDFPYGSTLLLCTDGVTEARNPAGEFYPLEERVVSWKDVPAADIAPTVRHELQEYTRGGLADDTALLILHREPATAPGRPPTRRPEVPP
- a CDS encoding LuxR C-terminal-related transcriptional regulator: MSLTAALERQTGRLPAELTSFIGRKAELEQVRRLIETHRLITLTGPGGVGKSRLAVRTAGLAQGAFDDGVAFVGLSGLTEPTLLAQTICDALGVAERGDSAIARLADHLADLRLLLVLDTCEHLVDDCAMLAELLLRAAPGLRVLATSRQPLDVMGEYTFRVAPLGRPRPGPGAADGEECDSVKLFAERAAATVQGWTLTGDDRDVVVRLCDRLDGIPLAIELAAVQLRTFSLDQMLGRLGTHLFQVRGRRTGLQRHQTLRAAVDWSHELCSAEERLLWARLSVFATDFDLDAVEQVCAGGGLPAAQIVEVLTGLLEKSVVQRADRGGRVRYRMLDTLREYGAERLAAQGPGEEVRLRDRCFGWYAGLLRRARLDLSSAAQVRWLDWFGCERANIRALLGQVLPAADEEILRESMGALGRFWALNGILGESRHWMDRLLETRDTTGPGWSDFLTVAALTMTLQNDLAVSGELLERALAQARAEDDRDGCAAALAGQGVAALFAGDFDLSLRLLGTAGDLYGETGYDDLFVLLTEVFRALAHLFGNDLPAAVAHGDRAVRLGEERGELWARSYGMLVGGLALWLSGDLDASLRRLRRSLRIKRDLNDGLGVTLGLEGIAGCLCSGGEFVRAARLLGASDRMRETTQTAWFGPHHAVLRDVHIDQAVKALGEERYRAAFEEGQRMPLAQAVDDALGEPAAAPGGPAARPAGGAHPLTERELQVAVLVAEGLSNRDIAERLTIAKRTADSHLEHILAKLGYSSRAQIAAWITAQDASSS
- a CDS encoding serine hydrolase, which gives rise to MRSRLRRAAAGLAALLLVLVCTPIAPAQARTDRYGDIDAFVRDRMEDAGVPGLSYAVVGPGGPLHQRWWGTDGRGDRVTARTPFLWGSVAKPVTGTAVMALVEAGRLGLDDRVTEHLPGFRFGGAAHASKVTVRHLLNQTSGLPASATFEVADCLDADCPRPAGRLRALDGVEPLGPPGTAYAYTSANYLVLTAVVEAVTGRRYADHLREAVLAPAGMDGAIADAASARERRLAPGHRLLWGLPAATAGGFDDSGAGYGYLGGDLGDLAAFAAFQLRGAPGVLSPGSVRLMRREGTLQPTGAGTGYGLGWRVGGLDAPLDRAVWHTGGTPGYSAMVFLLPERNLALVLQQNLYGLLQDGAVMHIGFGAARMLAGGRPGPAPSAAPYYLAVGTATALAAALILAAGRSAWLLRRPASTATGLRGTAATGAWILAGALPWIAAVPLMRMGLRQVWTWVPDATAALGAAATAGAATAVLRLVLALRSRRSRTR
- a CDS encoding TetR/AcrR family transcriptional regulator, which translates into the protein MPRTADHEQRRRQIAVAVCGLIAEHGLDAVTVARTAAAAGISVGLVQHYFRTKDDMLLHAFGHVSERIRSRIDERVRAGTRHRRPISHVLAEAMAELLPLNEERRTEFRVARAFAGRALDAPALAEVDIRTARALRADIARAVRNGKECGEVEPGLDPWPAAVRLAAVTDGLAAQVYRDPGGVDGTPAERLAGTIIEAELAAVFTGECRQYQGR